One genomic segment of Paenibacillus durus includes these proteins:
- a CDS encoding glycoside-pentoside-hexuronide (GPH):cation symporter — translation MENSKGNIVSRLSYSFGAFGNDLLFGLLSTYFIMFVTTHLFNSGNKAQDAKMIGFITLIIFFLRFVELAIDPFIGNAIDNTHTRWGKFKPWVVVGGVLGPAALVILFTDFGGLTKSNPMLYLILFAILYIAMDILYSFKDIAFWSMIPALSFDSREREKTATFARIGSNIGGGTIGIVVMPLVLLFSLNANQGTGDSRGWFWFALIIGCAAALSAVVVGLGTKEVESDLRKNKEATTFKGVFRVLMHNDQLMWLSLAYGLYAIGMSLTNSFELYYFTFILGDASKFSILALINTIVGLAAISIFPALAKKWNRRNVFLVAIALMLIGLMVFSLANSSLILVLVAAELFFIPQPLIFLVALMTITDSVEYGQLKLGHRDESLTLSVRPLLDKLAGAISNLVVGITAVAASMTAGATAATITNHGRFIFKFVMLGVPAVSILVGALVFFKKVKLDEKMHASIVDELERTWAKDFDSDDESESTGSQPSSKAELSYYAPVAGEVIPLEQVSDAVFSTGSMGRGFAIKPSDGRVYAPFDGIIEATFSTRHTVGLVSENKIATLIHIGIGTVKMKGNGFITYFEPGQRVSQGELLIEFWSPAIKKAGLDDTVIAVITNSDNLSEFEIENKGEVTKNDVVLTLEKK, via the coding sequence ATGGAAAATTCAAAAGGAAACATCGTTTCACGGTTGTCTTATAGCTTTGGTGCTTTTGGGAATGACTTGCTGTTTGGATTACTCAGTACTTATTTCATCATGTTTGTGACAACTCACTTGTTTAACAGTGGAAATAAGGCGCAGGATGCGAAAATGATTGGATTTATTACACTTATTATTTTCTTCTTACGGTTTGTAGAATTAGCCATTGATCCATTTATTGGGAATGCCATTGACAACACCCATACGCGTTGGGGGAAATTCAAGCCTTGGGTTGTAGTGGGTGGTGTCTTAGGACCAGCGGCTTTAGTCATATTATTCACAGATTTTGGCGGACTGACGAAAAGCAATCCAATGCTCTATCTTATCTTGTTTGCCATTCTTTATATTGCGATGGATATTTTATACAGTTTCAAAGATATTGCATTTTGGTCTATGATTCCTGCATTGTCATTTGACTCACGTGAACGTGAAAAAACAGCCACATTTGCTCGAATCGGGTCAAATATTGGTGGAGGAACAATTGGTATTGTGGTCATGCCTTTAGTGCTGCTGTTCTCACTCAATGCCAATCAAGGAACAGGTGATTCTCGTGGATGGTTCTGGTTTGCGCTGATTATTGGTTGTGCCGCAGCTCTATCAGCAGTCGTAGTTGGATTAGGGACAAAAGAAGTAGAATCTGATTTGCGAAAGAACAAGGAAGCAACAACTTTTAAAGGAGTCTTTCGCGTTCTTATGCACAACGATCAGCTAATGTGGTTATCGTTAGCGTATGGTCTTTATGCCATTGGTATGTCTTTAACCAACTCATTTGAACTCTACTACTTCACATTTATTTTGGGAGATGCATCGAAATTTTCAATTTTGGCACTAATAAATACAATCGTTGGCTTAGCTGCCATTTCGATTTTTCCCGCATTGGCGAAGAAATGGAATCGCCGAAATGTATTTCTAGTAGCCATTGCCTTAATGTTGATAGGCTTAATGGTATTCAGTCTTGCGAACAGCTCTCTTATTCTAGTGCTTGTCGCAGCGGAGTTATTTTTCATTCCACAACCACTAATCTTTTTAGTGGCTTTGATGACTATTACTGACTCAGTAGAATATGGTCAATTAAAATTAGGACATCGCGATGAATCGCTGACTTTATCTGTTCGCCCATTGTTGGATAAGCTTGCAGGAGCGATTTCAAACTTAGTTGTTGGGATCACGGCTGTAGCAGCCAGTATGACAGCAGGAGCCACAGCTGCAACGATCACGAACCACGGCCGCTTTATCTTTAAATTCGTTATGCTTGGTGTCCCGGCAGTATCCATTTTAGTTGGTGCTCTTGTCTTTTTCAAAAAAGTGAAACTCGATGAAAAAATGCATGCTTCAATCGTTGACGAGCTTGAGAGAACATGGGCAAAGGACTTTGATAGTGATGATGAAAGTGAGTCAACTGGAAGTCAACCGAGTTCCAAAGCTGAACTATCTTATTATGCCCCAGTTGCTGGTGAAGTGATTCCCCTTGAACAAGTTTCAGATGCAGTATTTTCGACTGGATCAATGGGGAGAGGGTTCGCAATTAAACCAAGTGATGGGAGAGTTTACGCGCCATTTGATGGCATAATTGAGGCAACATTCTCAACGCGTCATACTGTTGGTCTTGTCTCCGAAAATAAAATTGCAACATTGATTCATATTGGGATTGGAACAGTTAAGATGAAGGGAAATGGTTTTATCACTTATTTCGAACCAGGGCAACGTGTTTCACAAGGGGAGCTTCTAATTGAATTCTGGTCTCCAGCCATTAAGAAAGCTGGATTAGATGATACTGTTATTGCTGTAATCACGAATTCTGATAATTTATCTGAATTTGAAATCGAAAATAAAGGTGAAGTTACAAAAAATGACGTTGTTTTGACTTTAGAAAAAAAATAG
- a CDS encoding NCS2 family permease yields the protein MERFFKLKENGTTVRTEIMAGLTTFMAMAYILSVNPGTLTAFGRIDMGWYSVFLATALAAGIFTIAMGLFINFPVALAPGMGLNAYFASVVLSSATTDHPFTWQMGLTAVFISGLIFILLTITRIRQILLDAIPDSLKHAITVGIGLFIAIIGLKNSGLMTVGVEAGNAIPANTFTDVLYFETVFHLGSLENTNVQLAIIGLLLIGILMVLRVKGAILFGILGTTVIGMLMGAVDFSTLSNPSTPWVPDFTKLNLLEFDWKGIMHTGIISAVATFTFVELFDTFGTLVGTAERAGIMDDPEEGKRRVGKAMLVDAAAVAGGAMLGTSTTTAYVESAAGVAEGGRTGLTAVTTGVCFLLALFLAPVAALIPGSATAAALIIVGVLMAQSVRQIDFNDMVIAIPSFLTLAIMPFTYNIANGISFGIVTYVILAFVANLAGKKKYDIHWMMWLLAVLVVLRYLMIGSQG from the coding sequence TTGGAACGCTTTTTCAAGTTGAAAGAGAACGGCACCACAGTACGCACTGAAATTATGGCTGGTCTAACGACCTTCATGGCAATGGCGTATATTCTATCGGTAAATCCCGGGACGTTGACTGCATTCGGCCGGATCGATATGGGCTGGTATTCCGTATTTTTGGCGACTGCGCTGGCGGCGGGCATTTTTACGATTGCCATGGGGCTGTTCATTAATTTCCCGGTTGCCCTTGCGCCCGGTATGGGCCTTAACGCGTATTTCGCATCGGTTGTATTGTCGTCGGCTACAACGGATCATCCGTTTACCTGGCAAATGGGTTTGACGGCGGTGTTCATCTCCGGGCTGATCTTTATTCTGCTGACCATCACCCGGATTCGCCAGATTCTGCTGGATGCGATTCCGGACAGTCTGAAGCATGCGATTACGGTCGGTATTGGACTCTTCATCGCCATTATCGGCCTGAAGAACAGCGGCCTGATGACGGTCGGCGTGGAAGCGGGCAATGCAATTCCGGCAAACACCTTTACCGATGTGCTGTACTTTGAAACGGTCTTCCATCTCGGAAGCCTCGAGAACACGAATGTCCAGCTTGCTATCATCGGCCTGCTGCTGATCGGCATTCTGATGGTGCTGCGGGTAAAAGGCGCGATTCTGTTCGGCATTCTTGGCACCACGGTAATCGGCATGCTGATGGGCGCGGTTGATTTCTCCACACTGTCCAATCCGTCCACCCCATGGGTGCCGGATTTCACGAAGCTTAACTTGCTGGAGTTTGACTGGAAAGGCATTATGCATACCGGTATTATTTCTGCGGTCGCGACATTCACCTTCGTCGAGTTGTTCGACACCTTCGGCACTCTGGTCGGAACGGCGGAGCGCGCGGGAATTATGGATGATCCCGAGGAAGGCAAAAGACGCGTCGGCAAAGCCATGCTCGTTGACGCGGCTGCGGTTGCAGGCGGCGCGATGCTGGGTACTTCCACCACAACGGCTTATGTGGAAAGCGCGGCGGGCGTGGCCGAAGGAGGACGTACTGGACTTACCGCCGTTACGACGGGCGTGTGCTTCCTGCTTGCCCTGTTCCTGGCGCCGGTTGCCGCTCTGATTCCCGGCTCCGCCACGGCGGCGGCCCTGATCATCGTCGGCGTGCTGATGGCACAGTCCGTCCGCCAGATTGATTTTAACGATATGGTTATCGCCATTCCGTCGTTCCTGACCCTTGCGATCATGCCTTTCACCTACAATATCGCGAACGGTATCTCCTTCGGTATCGTCACCTACGTTATTTTGGCGTTTGTGGCTAACCTTGCGGGTAAAAAGAAATACGACATCCACTGGATGATGTGGCTTTTGGCTGTTCTGGTGGTACTTCGCTACCTGATGATTGGCAGCCAGGGCTAA